In the genome of Zobellia nedashkovskayae, the window TGTTACCAATGACACCGGGTGTTCCGCTACTAGCACTATTTCAGTCAAAAAAACTGAGCTACCCGGTATTAAAAACATCAAGGTCTCAAATGATATTGTTGAAGTCATAATGAATAGTAATAGATCGTTTGAATACAGTTTAGAATATGATGGCAACTATCAGCAAAGCAATATCTTCAAGAATGTTGCTACGGGCACCCATATGATTTATGTTCGAAATATAGATGGATGTGGAGTTATTTCGCAAGAAGTTTCTGTTTTAGCCTATCCAAAATTCTTTACACCCAATGGCGACCAAAGTAATGACTATTGGCAAATAGAGGGATTTGGCTCTGAGAATCAAATTAATGCGCGTATTTCTATTTTTGATAGATTCGGAAATCTTCTAGCGCAAATAGACCCCACTTCACAAGGTTGGGACGGGAATTTTAACGGTCAGCCTCTGCAATCCTCAGATTACTGGTTCCGCGTATCATTGGCCGATGGAAGGCTACTACGAGGCCATTTTACGCTAAAACGATAATATACATTATGAAAACAATTAAGATATTGATTATTTCAGTATCTACCCTTCTCCTTTTTTCATGCAGTTCTGACTCTGTCGATGAGGAAGTAAAAGAAGTAGATATTACATTTGAAGACGTAGACAAAAGCTTTTCTGAACTGGTTGTTAACGAAGGTAATAACGATTATACCTTGGAAGTTCCTGACGGACTTTCTTGGAATTTTAGAGTAACTGCCCCCGAACCTTCAAATGAAAAGAAATCTCTTTTTATTAATCTTCATGGCGCTGCCGGGGGGAGTCCAGATGCACATAAAAATACATCTTGTTATTTAGAAGCAGCTACAGCTTCAATCAATGCGTATGTAATAAGTCCGAACGGCGGAACAAATCTATGGTTTGAACCTATAAACCAATCCCAAGTTATGGGACTAACTACACTTGCCCTAAAATACTGGAATATTGACCCGGAGAAAGTAGTCGTAACAGGTTATAGCAACGGAGGCATTGGAAGCTGGTTCTTTGCAGAAACACAACCTGAAGTTTTTAGCGCAGGTATTCCAATGGCCAGTTCTTACAATACTACAAACACAAATGGGGAAGCTAGAGAAATCCCTACCCCATTATATGTAATTCACGCGGAGAACGACGAACTCTTCCCCTTATCCGAAACCCAAGCGTGGGTAGACCAATCAGTTGAAGCAGGAAGTACAATTGAATTTGTAGTAGCAGGCGGTTTAACGCACACGGAACTTTGTGAATACGCATCCTATTTTGAAGATGCTGTCGACTGGCTTACTACCTCCATCTGGAAATAGCCAAAGTATTGACGGTATTTTTCTGAATCAAGCCAATTATTCTTATAACAGAATCCAATAATATAATTCTGTAATAACCTATATTTGCGCCCATGGACAAAACAACTCAAATTTACGGTATACGCGCGGTCATAGAAGCTATAAATGCTAATGAACCCATAGACAAGGTGTTTGTCCAAAAAGGCCTTAAAGGTGACTTATCGCGTGAGTTAGAAGGATTGATTCGTAAAAACGGAATCAACTCTTCTTATGTGCCTATTGAAAAACTGAATCGATTGACACAAAGCAACCACCAAGGTGTTGTTGCCAATATTTCCCCTATTACCTTTTATGAACTTGAGGAACTTGTTGAATCTGTGATAGCGGACAAGAAAGCTCCTTTATTTTTATTATTAGATCAACTTTCGGATGTCCGTAATTTTGGGGCTATAATAAGAACTGCAGAATGTACCGGAGTTGATGGTATCATTATTCAGAAAAAAGGTGCTGCACCTGTAACTGCAGATACTATTAAGACTTCTGCCGGTGCCGCTTTTAAAGTGCCTATCGCAAAAGTTGACCATATTAAAGATGCCGTTTATTACTTACAGGCAAGTGGTATAAGCGTAGTTGGTGCTACCGAGAAAACGGAAACCTCCGTTTATGACGTTAATTTTACTGGGCCATCGGCTATTATTATGGGTTCTGAAGATCGAGGCATCTCCCCCTCTACCCTAAAGGCTGCGGACCATTTAGCCAAATTACCATTATTAGGTGAAATTGAGTCTTTAAATGTTTCTGTTGCTTGTGCTGTATTCTTATATGAAGCTGTAAGACAAAGAACTTCAGTTAAATCTTAATTAAAAGTAGGTTCACAGAGTGTAGTCTACGCCTATTCTAGAGTATCACTCTCTTTATTTTCTTTGTAGTGGTACGTAATTTGAATTCCCTTGTCAGGAACAACTTCTTCGGGTGGTAATTTTATAAAATTTTCATGAAACTTCTTCGTCACAATATATTACATCCATAATGTACCTAATTACTTAATGTTAAGCTTCTTTTTTCAACAGAAATTACTGTTGAATTACCTGCAAGTATATATTAAAAGAGCTTTTATCTTTTAGTATATAAAAATCTCAATTTTGCTATCCTATATAATTCAGCACACATAATCAGTATAAGTTAATAAATTCGATTTTATTTAATTCTGAAGCTACAAAATGTGTTTTTTTTGTAATAAATAGACAGAAAAATACAATTATATCACGCACAAAAACTATGCACGCATAATTTAAAGTTAAAAAAAATAGGATTCTTAACATTAATTTAAGACTTTTATAGGCAACTAATTCAAACATTAATAAAATGAAAGTAAAATTAAGAGGACTATTAACCCTTTTTCTGGCTTTAATAGTGCAAATCACTTTTGCACAAAACAAATCGATTACCGGTGCGGTGTCAGATGAAAGTGGTTTGCCGTTACCAGGGGTCAACATTGTTGTTCAAGGAACAACCACCGGTACCCAAACAGATTTTGACGGAAAATATATTATTTCCGCCAGCGAAGGTCAATCATTGATTTTTTCCTATCTAGGTTACAAAAACGAGACTGTTTCCATTACAACTTCAAGCACTATCAATCTTCAAATGACAGAAGATGCACAGGCTTTGCAAGAAGTTGTTGTTACCGCACAAGGAATTAAATCCAATCCAAGATCTTTAAGTTATGCTGTTCAAAGCGTAGATTCTGACGAAATAACAAAAGCTAGGGAAACTAATTTAGTTTCTGCTTTAAGTTCAAAGGCTGCGGGTGTACAAGTTACCACTTCTTCAGGTTCTGTAGGAGCTTCTGCAAACATTAGAATTAGAGGTAATACTTCTATTACACGTTCTAACTCACCATTATTTATAGTAGATGGTGTACCAATTGACAACTCATCTTTTGCGGAGGATCCAACGGATTCTTTTAACAATTCTGCGACAGGTGGTAGTGATTTCTCGAATCGTGCCATTGATATCAACTCAAATGATATTGAATCAGTAAACATTCTTAAGGGAATTGCAGCTCAAACCTTATACGGACTGCGAGCAGCCAATGGCGTAGTTTTGATAACCACAAAAAAAGGTAAGGCCGGTAAAACAAGGTTTACATTAAGTACTTCTACAACCTTATCTAGCTACAACAAAGTTCCTGCGTTACAACAGGTATATTCTCAAGGTAGGCATAATGAAGATGGTTCGGGCTTGGAATACAGAGGCCCTGAAACGTTTGAAGGTGATACTTGGGGACCCAAAATTTCAGATTTGGAATTTGATGGAGATTCTTCGTACCCATTTGATAGAGGTGGGCGCTTAGTTCCGGCGGGAACTGGAAACGGCGTAGCAGCAAGAGCCTATGATCAATATGACTTTTTCAAAACTGGAGATGCTACTGATATTAATTTGTCCGCAAGTGGTGGAAATGAAATTGTCAATTATCGTGCCTCGGTTGGTAGATTAAAACAAAACGGAATTTCACCAAATGAAGAATTTTTACGAAAAACGTTCAGATTAGACCTTGGAGCAAAATTGAGCGAAAAATTGAGATTGGATGCATCAGGGCAATACACCAACTCTGGTGGTACCAGAGTTCAAAGAGGATCCAATATTTCTGGTATAATGCTTGGATTAGTAAGGTCTAGTCCAACTTTTGACAATGGAAATGGTCTTACGGGACAAGCTGCAGCAGATAGTGAAGCCACTTATTACTATGACATTCCTGGATCAGAATTGCCAGGTCAAAGAAGTTATAGAGACGGAATTTATAACAACCCTTATTTTACGGTTGCTAAAAACTCCAATAAAGATGATGTTAATAGAACCATTGGTAAAATGGGACTTACTTATGATTTAAGTGATGCCATAAGTTTTAAATCATCGGCTTCCATTGACCGTTATACAGATACCAGAAAAATTGGTTTTGATGTACTAGATGCCAACTTTGGATCCGGTAGGATATTAAACGATGTTATCGCAAACCAAGATATAAACTGGAACTTCTTGATGAGTTTAAACCATGATTTTAGTGAAAAACTTGGGATTACCTCTAGTATTGGATATGATGGATATTATACTAAATTCAATAGGCAAACTGTCATTGGTGATGGAATGACAATTCCTGGTTTCTTTAATTTAAGTAATGTTGAAACCACTCAAGCCTCTGAAAATTCTAGCGCTAAGAAGCTAATCGGGGCATTCGCCACTGCTACGTTGAGCTATAACAATATGTTATTCATAACCCCATCTTTCCGTAATGACTGGTCATCTACATTACCTGTAGATAGTAACACATTTCAATCGTACTCTATAGGTGGTAGTTTTGTTTTTAGTGAACTACTTAATCAAGATTCCTTTATAAACTATGGTAAGCTAAGGAGTTCTTGGGGTAAATCAGGTAATGATGCACCTGTATATGCAACCACAACAAATTTTAATGGAACCCTAGTTGGCGGAGACGGATTTATTCAGAGTACTACATTTCCGGCGTATGATGCAACCTCTTTTGAAAGATCCTCAAGAGCTGGAAATCCTGATTTAAAACCAGAAGAAACAACTGAATTTGAGATAGGTATAGAGTTATCCATGCTTAAGAGCCGTTTAAAATTCGACTTCTCTTATTATGATAAAGAAACTACAGACCAAATAATTCCGGTGGACGCTGCTCCATCATCCGGTTTTTTAGATCGCTTTGACAATGCGGGAGTTGTTTCTAATACAGGTTATGAAGTAAGTCTAGGTGGTTCTCCAATAAGAACAGAAGATTTTTCTTGGGATGTTAATGTAAACTGGACTACTTACGAGAACGTAGTTGAAGAACTGACCGAAGGTGTAGAAAATATACTGTTAACAGGTTTTACTAGTACCAGTTCCCGTGCAGTCGTTGGCGAATCTTATGGTGTTATATTTGGTTCACGATATCTAAGAAATGATGCCGGTGAAGTGTTGATAGATGACAATGGATATGCTTTGCAAGATCCTGAAGACGGTGTTGTAGGGGACCCAATTCCTGATTGGATAGCAGGTATCAGCAACTCTTTTAGATACAAAGGTCTTGGTCTATCTGTCTTGTTTGACATTAGAGAAGGCGGAGATGTGTGGTGTGGAACTTGTGGAATTCTAGACTATTTTGGTACTTCCGAAGCAACTTTGGTTAGAGACCAGACCACTGTTATTCCAGGCGTTGTACAATCAACTGGTGCTGTTAATACACAAGTAATTCCTTATTCAGATTCTTCAGTTAGTGAGAACAATAATCTTTGGAGAAGATACGGTTTTGGAGGGCTTTCAGAACCGAATATACATGATGCATCTTGGATACGTTTACGCGAGATAACATTGTCGTATGATTTTCCAGACAAATGGCTTGAAGGCACTTTTATAGATGGCATATCTCTCTCAGGGTACGGTAGAAACCTGTGGTTAAGCACGGATTACCCAGGTATTGACCCTGAGACAAACTTAACCGGTGACACCAATGGTATAGGCTTGGATTACTTTAATCAGCCCAATACAAAAAGTTACGGCCTTAATGTAAAATTAAACTTTTAAGAAAATGAAGACAATAAAATTAATACTTTGTACACTATTTTTAGGTCTATTTGCTTCATGTGAAATCACTGACTTAAATACCGAACCTGATAGTCCTTCAGCAGAATCTATCAATGCAGGTGCTATATACCCTGGTATGATAACTCAAACCCATAGAAATTCAATGGCGTTAGGTGGAAGAATAGCTGGAATAATAACGCAACATTTTGATGGCCTAGATGCTCAACAAATTGCATATGCCCAATACAATATTGGAGAAAATGATTTAGACAATTTATGGGGCTCCGGTCTTTATGGAGCGGGTTCTATGAGGGATTGCTTTGTTATAATGCAAAACAATACCGGAGAGGTTAGTGCGTTGGCCAAATTATATATGGCCGCTAATTTAGGGGCGACTACAAGTATGTGGGGAAATGTACCTTATACAGATGCGTTTCTAGGCGATGCCGGAAACTTAAACGCTACATACGATGACCAATCTGAGCTTTATGGTACGATTCAAACTCTACTAGATGAAGCTATTGCAGAAGGTGTTAATTCTGGCGTAGGGGCATTTATGGGAGCGGGGGCAACAGATGGTATCAACTGGGAAGCTACTGCACATGCTCTGAAAGCACGTTATTATTTACACTTAACTTCTGTTAATGGCACCACCGCAGCGCAAAGTGCTCTTCTTGAAGCACAACAAGCATTTGCCAGTACGGCCGAACAACCAGATTTTGTATTTAGTGCCCCGGCGCAAAATGCGAATCCGCTTGCACTTTTCGATAATGACAGACCTGGAACTATAGGCTTTTCTAGTTCACTCAATACTCTAATGGCCGGAGACCCAAGATTACCTTTATATACTACAGACGGGTCAACTTTCGCTGGAGAGGAAGGTCTTTTCTGGGGGCAACTAGATTCTCCAACCCCACTTATTTCCTATTGGGAGGTGAAATTCATAGAGGCCGAAGCTATTATTAGAACTGCAGGATCAGATGCAGACGCCTTGGCCGCACTACAGGACGCAGTACTTTCTAATATGCTTTACATTGGTATAGATCAGGCTGACGCTGACGCCTATGTAAATGCATTAAGCCTTTCAGGTAGTGAAGCCGATAAAATAGAGACTATCATCGTAGAGAAATATAAATCTTTATACGGAAATGCCCCATTAGAAGTGTGGGTAGACTATCGTAGAACAGGTTTTCCGGATTTGATTCCAAATCCAGATGCCGTTCCTGGTGTGAATCCTTCTGGAGTAATTCCAAGAAGGTTCTTATACCCTATCACTGAACGGACTACTAATTTAATTAATTACGAAGCTGCTATTTCAGCTCAAGGCGGTCATTTATTAGACGATGACTTATGGGCTTTCCCAAGTAATTAGCACTAATTCTTAAAACAATTTAAAAGCCACCTTGATAAATTATCAAGGTGGCTTTTCTTTATTTATAGTTAGTACAGAATAAAAATTCTAAACAGATTCAACCTTGAGTAATACAATATGCGTTAACAAATTTCTACTCTACCACGTCATTATCTTTATTTTCTTTAAAGTGATATGTAATTTGAATTCCTTTGTCAGGAACAACTTCTTCGGGTGGTAATTCTATAAAATTTCCATTTTCATCAAACTGCCTTAAAAACGCATCTGCTTCTTCATCATAATCCTCTTTCTCCCAATCGTATTTTTTTACGGGCGGCACTTCGGTTTTCAACGTAAATGCTAACAGAAGTCCTCCAAGAAACCCTCCTAAATGCCCTTCCCAAGAAATTCCATCTTCAACGGGAAAAATATACCAAAGCATACTTCCATAAATAAAAACTACAATTAAGGACAAGGCTACTAACCTATAGTGCTTAGTGAAAATTCCCTTAAAAAATATAAAACTTGCTAAAAGGTAGATAACACCACTGACACCTATATGATATGAAGGTCTACCCATTGCCCAAGTAAATAAACCGGAAATTAAAATACCTATTAAAAGTACCCTTAGCGCAATACTTCTATAGAAATAAAACAACGACGCGGTCAAAATGGCTAACGGAATAGTGTTATTATAGAGATGTTCTAGCGAACCATGAATAAACGGGCTAAAAATAATGCCTTTTAAACCCGAAACTCGCTGTGGGTATATGCCGTAGTCATTTAGGTTGATTTTATAGCGCAATTCAACCCAAAACACCGCCCATATTGTAATCACTGCCAACATAGGGGCAATAATGACACTATTGGTAAATTTAAAATAGGTGTTTTCAGACATACGTTGTAAAATTAGCAATAAGTTGGCCAACTGTATCTCAACTGCTAAATAGTCATTTATTAATGACATTCATTCAACTTTCGAAAAAGTTAGTTTGCCTCTTTATAGAAACCATCTTCTAACAACTTTATTATACTTTTGCACCATGAACGAACCTTTAGCGGAACGCATTCGCCCTAAAACCTTAGAAGACTATATTAGCCAGAATCATTTGGTGGGTAAAGATGGCTCTTTAACCAACCAAATTAAAAGAGGCATTATCCCTTCCCTTATACTATGGGGACCTCCTGGAACGGGCAAAACCACTTTGGCCAATATCATCGCAACAGAAAGTCAGCGCCCTTTTTATGTACTAAGCGCTATTAACAGCGGAGTTAAAGATATTCGTGAAGTAATAGAAAAGGCAAAGAAAAGTGGAGGGCTATTCACAGCAAAAAATCCAATTTTGTTCATTGATGAGATACACCGTTTTAGCAAATCGCAACAAGATTCGCTTTTAGCTGCTGTGGAGAAAGGTTGGGTTACATTGATTGGTGCTACTACGGAAAATCCCAGTTTTGAGGTCATACCCGCACTCCTTTCACGCTGTCAAGTTTATATTTTGAATGCCTTTGGAAAAAATGACTTAGAAAATCTTCTTAAAAGAGCAATTAAAGAGGACAAATACCTGAAATCAAAAAAAATAGATTTAAAAGAGACCGAAGCTCTTATGCGACTATCTGGTGGTGATGGTCGAAAATTGCTGAACATCTTTGAGCTCGTGGTAAATTCTGAACCCGGAGATACTATAGTAATTACTGACAAGCTCGTTATGAGCAAGGTTCAAAAGAATACGGTGCTCTATGATAAAACGGGGGAACAACACTACGATATTGTTTCAGCGTTTATAAAATCTATTCGTGGAAGCGACCCTAACGGTGCCGTTTATTGGTTAGCTAGAATGATCGAAGGTGGCGAGGATATAAAATTCATTGCCAGAAGGCTTCTTATCTCAGCTTCTGAAGATATTGGCCTTGCCAACCCTACTGCTTTGGTTATTGCCAACAATGCTTTTCAAGCGGTTACTACAATAGGATATC includes:
- a CDS encoding prolyl oligopeptidase family serine peptidase, with the translated sequence MKTIKILIISVSTLLLFSCSSDSVDEEVKEVDITFEDVDKSFSELVVNEGNNDYTLEVPDGLSWNFRVTAPEPSNEKKSLFINLHGAAGGSPDAHKNTSCYLEAATASINAYVISPNGGTNLWFEPINQSQVMGLTTLALKYWNIDPEKVVVTGYSNGGIGSWFFAETQPEVFSAGIPMASSYNTTNTNGEAREIPTPLYVIHAENDELFPLSETQAWVDQSVEAGSTIEFVVAGGLTHTELCEYASYFEDAVDWLTTSIWK
- the rlmB gene encoding 23S rRNA (guanosine(2251)-2'-O)-methyltransferase RlmB, whose protein sequence is MDKTTQIYGIRAVIEAINANEPIDKVFVQKGLKGDLSRELEGLIRKNGINSSYVPIEKLNRLTQSNHQGVVANISPITFYELEELVESVIADKKAPLFLLLDQLSDVRNFGAIIRTAECTGVDGIIIQKKGAAPVTADTIKTSAGAAFKVPIAKVDHIKDAVYYLQASGISVVGATEKTETSVYDVNFTGPSAIIMGSEDRGISPSTLKAADHLAKLPLLGEIESLNVSVACAVFLYEAVRQRTSVKS
- a CDS encoding SusC/RagA family TonB-linked outer membrane protein, whose amino-acid sequence is MKVKLRGLLTLFLALIVQITFAQNKSITGAVSDESGLPLPGVNIVVQGTTTGTQTDFDGKYIISASEGQSLIFSYLGYKNETVSITTSSTINLQMTEDAQALQEVVVTAQGIKSNPRSLSYAVQSVDSDEITKARETNLVSALSSKAAGVQVTTSSGSVGASANIRIRGNTSITRSNSPLFIVDGVPIDNSSFAEDPTDSFNNSATGGSDFSNRAIDINSNDIESVNILKGIAAQTLYGLRAANGVVLITTKKGKAGKTRFTLSTSTTLSSYNKVPALQQVYSQGRHNEDGSGLEYRGPETFEGDTWGPKISDLEFDGDSSYPFDRGGRLVPAGTGNGVAARAYDQYDFFKTGDATDINLSASGGNEIVNYRASVGRLKQNGISPNEEFLRKTFRLDLGAKLSEKLRLDASGQYTNSGGTRVQRGSNISGIMLGLVRSSPTFDNGNGLTGQAAADSEATYYYDIPGSELPGQRSYRDGIYNNPYFTVAKNSNKDDVNRTIGKMGLTYDLSDAISFKSSASIDRYTDTRKIGFDVLDANFGSGRILNDVIANQDINWNFLMSLNHDFSEKLGITSSIGYDGYYTKFNRQTVIGDGMTIPGFFNLSNVETTQASENSSAKKLIGAFATATLSYNNMLFITPSFRNDWSSTLPVDSNTFQSYSIGGSFVFSELLNQDSFINYGKLRSSWGKSGNDAPVYATTTNFNGTLVGGDGFIQSTTFPAYDATSFERSSRAGNPDLKPEETTEFEIGIELSMLKSRLKFDFSYYDKETTDQIIPVDAAPSSGFLDRFDNAGVVSNTGYEVSLGGSPIRTEDFSWDVNVNWTTYENVVEELTEGVENILLTGFTSTSSRAVVGESYGVIFGSRYLRNDAGEVLIDDNGYALQDPEDGVVGDPIPDWIAGISNSFRYKGLGLSVLFDIREGGDVWCGTCGILDYFGTSEATLVRDQTTVIPGVVQSTGAVNTQVIPYSDSSVSENNNLWRRYGFGGLSEPNIHDASWIRLREITLSYDFPDKWLEGTFIDGISLSGYGRNLWLSTDYPGIDPETNLTGDTNGIGLDYFNQPNTKSYGLNVKLNF
- a CDS encoding SusD/RagB family nutrient-binding outer membrane lipoprotein, which translates into the protein MKTIKLILCTLFLGLFASCEITDLNTEPDSPSAESINAGAIYPGMITQTHRNSMALGGRIAGIITQHFDGLDAQQIAYAQYNIGENDLDNLWGSGLYGAGSMRDCFVIMQNNTGEVSALAKLYMAANLGATTSMWGNVPYTDAFLGDAGNLNATYDDQSELYGTIQTLLDEAIAEGVNSGVGAFMGAGATDGINWEATAHALKARYYLHLTSVNGTTAAQSALLEAQQAFASTAEQPDFVFSAPAQNANPLALFDNDRPGTIGFSSSLNTLMAGDPRLPLYTTDGSTFAGEEGLFWGQLDSPTPLISYWEVKFIEAEAIIRTAGSDADALAALQDAVLSNMLYIGIDQADADAYVNALSLSGSEADKIETIIVEKYKSLYGNAPLEVWVDYRRTGFPDLIPNPDAVPGVNPSGVIPRRFLYPITERTTNLINYEAAISAQGGHLLDDDLWAFPSN
- a CDS encoding rhomboid family intramembrane serine protease, with product MSENTYFKFTNSVIIAPMLAVITIWAVFWVELRYKINLNDYGIYPQRVSGLKGIIFSPFIHGSLEHLYNNTIPLAILTASLFYFYRSIALRVLLIGILISGLFTWAMGRPSYHIGVSGVIYLLASFIFFKGIFTKHYRLVALSLIVVFIYGSMLWYIFPVEDGISWEGHLGGFLGGLLLAFTLKTEVPPVKKYDWEKEDYDEEADAFLRQFDENGNFIELPPEEVVPDKGIQITYHFKENKDNDVVE
- a CDS encoding replication-associated recombination protein A; amino-acid sequence: MNEPLAERIRPKTLEDYISQNHLVGKDGSLTNQIKRGIIPSLILWGPPGTGKTTLANIIATESQRPFYVLSAINSGVKDIREVIEKAKKSGGLFTAKNPILFIDEIHRFSKSQQDSLLAAVEKGWVTLIGATTENPSFEVIPALLSRCQVYILNAFGKNDLENLLKRAIKEDKYLKSKKIDLKETEALMRLSGGDGRKLLNIFELVVNSEPGDTIVITDKLVMSKVQKNTVLYDKTGEQHYDIVSAFIKSIRGSDPNGAVYWLARMIEGGEDIKFIARRLLISASEDIGLANPTALVIANNAFQAVTTIGYPEASIILSQCAVYLATTPKSNASYMAIKKAQQKVRETGDLSVPLPLRNAPTKLMKDLGYGAEYQYAHDYENNFVNAEFLPEEISGTPFYQPGNNSRENAIKEFLKNRWKGKYDH